The nucleotide window GATGAAGAAGACCCTGTTGCTGGCGACGACGCTTGCAGGCATTGCCCTGCTGCCGGCTGGCCTGGCACGGGCGGCGGACGCCGCCGCCGTACTCGACACCTATGGTGACATTGCCGAGGCCGCCTATGCCGAATCCGTGGCAACCGCCGAGGACCTGTCCGCCGCCGTCGATGCGCTGATCGCCAAGCCGTCCGACGAGACGCTGGCCGCCGCCCGCAAGGCGTGGCTTGCCGCTCGCCGGCCCTACCAGCAGACCGAGGTCTACCGTTTCGGCAATGCGATCGTCGACGACTGGGAAGGCAAGGTGAATGCCTGGCCGCTGGACGAGGGCCTCATCGACTATGTCGACGCCGGTTATGGCAGCGACAATCCGGAGAACGCCTTCTACACCGCCAATGTCATCGCCAACCCGAAGATCACGGCGGGCGGCCGCGAGATCGACGCGACCGAGATCACTCCGGCGCTGCTGTCGGAAGAGCTGCAGGAAGCCGGCGAGATCGAGGCCAATGTGGCGACCGGTTACCATGCGGTTGAGTTCCTGCTCTGGGGGCAGGACCTGAACGGCACGGACAAGGGCGCGGGCAACCGTCCGGCGACCGACTTCGACGCGGCCAACTGCACCGGCGGCAATTGCGAGCGTCGCGCCGCCTATCTGAAGGCTGCGACCGAGCTGCTGCTGTCCGATCTCAAGGAAATGGCCGATGCCTGGAAAGACGGCGGGGCCGCCCGCGCCGAGCTGGCGGAGAAGGGCGAGGCCGGCGGTCTTGCCACGATCCTGACCGGCATGGGCTCGCTGTCCTATGGCGAGCTGGCGGGCGAGCGCATGAAGCTCGGCCTCATGCTGCACGATCCGGAGGAAGAGCACGACTGCTTCTCCGACAACACCCACATGTCGCACTACGACGACGTGATGGGCATCCGCAACGTGTGGTTCGGCCGCTATGAGGGCTTTGCCGGCAAGTCGGTCGAAGGCGCTTCGCTGCGCGATCTGGTCGCGGCCAAGGATGCGGCCGTTGCCGAGGAAGTGACGGCCAAGCTCGACGCGACGCTGGCGGCCTTCGAGGCGCTGCGCAAGCGTGCCGAGACGGTCGAGGCCTACGATCAGATGATCGGCGAGGGCAACGACGAGGGCAATGCGGTGGTGCAGGCTGCCGTGGATTCGCTCATCGACCAGACCCGGTCCATCGAGCGTGCCGTCGCGACGCTCGGTCTCGACGAGATCGCCTTTGAGGGCTCCGACAGCCTCGACAATCCGGGCGCTGTCTTCCAGTAAGCGCCAGGCAGAAGAACCGGCCGCGGCGGGGGACACGGGTCCGCCGCGGCTTTTCCACCCATGTGCCGGCGGCCGGGGCGCCGGGCACTCAGGCAATGCGAACGTTCCATGCCGTCAGCCTATCTGAATGCCGCCGCCAGCCTGTGTGTGGCTGCGAGCCTTGCCTTGCCCGCGGCCGCGGGAGAAGCCGCACTTCCTCATCGGGACGATCTCAGCCCGCGGGATCGCGCAAGAGTCGCAAGGGTCATCGCCGACCCGGCCGATTTCTCTGCTGCCGAGGCCTTCGAGGCGATGCCCGGCGGGGCTGCGACCTACATCAAGCGCATCAACGTCAACGCCTTCTCGTTCCCGTCCGCCAACATCTCCTTCGAGGACCAGCAGCGCTTCGCGCTCGGCAACGGGCTGTTCCGCAAGCTGTGGGTGTCTTCGCCGTCCTCGACCAACGCCTCCGACGGGCTGGGCCCCTTGTTCAACGCCCGCTCCTGCCAGGGCTGTCACCTCAAGGATGGGCGCGGCCACCCGCCGCGCGAAGGCGAGGAGCCGGTCGCCCTTTTCCTGCGCCTGTCGGTGCCGGGCGAACCGGAAGCCGGCAAGCTGCTGCGGCCGGAGCCGACCTACGGCACCCAGTTCCAGACCTATGCGGTGCCTGGTCTGAAATCCGAGGGCCGGCTGGAGGTCCGTTACACCGAGCGGTCGGTGACGCTCGGCGACGGCACGCTGGTCAGTCTGCGCGTTCCGGACTACCGGATGACCGATCTCGGTTACGGCCCCATGTCGCCGGACGTGCTCACCTCCCCGCGCGTCGCTCCGCAGATGATCGGTCTTGGCCTTCTGGAGGCGATCCACCCGGGCGATATCCTCGCAGATGCCGATCCGCACGACAGCGACGGGGACGGCATTTCCGGCCGTCCGAGCTGGCTGGCGGACCCTGCGACCGGCGGCAAGGTGCTGGGCCGTTTCGGCTGGAAGGGCGAGGCGCCGACGGTGCGCGCGCAGTCGGCCGGCGCATTCGCCGGCGATATCGGCATCTCGACGCCGGACGAGCCGCATCCCCATGGCGACTGCATGCCGGCACAGACCGAATGCCTCGCCATGCCGACCGGCGAACAGGACAATCTGGGGCCGACCGAAGGCCCGGATCCGGTGCTGGAGCTCGTGGACTTCTATTCGCGCAACCTCGCCGTGCCGCGGCGCCGCGATGTCGACGATCCACAGGTTCTTGCCGGCAAGGCGCAGTTTCATGCGCTGGGCTGCGCCAGCTGTCACCGGCCGAAATACGTGACGTCTCGCAAGGCGGACCTGGAGGCGCACCGCTTCCAGCTGATCTGGCCCTATTCGGACATGCTGCTGCACGACATGGGCGAGGGGCTTGCAGACAATCGGCCGCTGGCGAATGCCTCCGGACGGGAATGGCGCACTGCGCCGCTATGGGGTATCGGACTGACTGAGCTCGTGT belongs to Stappia indica and includes:
- a CDS encoding imelysin family protein produces the protein MKKTLLLATTLAGIALLPAGLARAADAAAVLDTYGDIAEAAYAESVATAEDLSAAVDALIAKPSDETLAAARKAWLAARRPYQQTEVYRFGNAIVDDWEGKVNAWPLDEGLIDYVDAGYGSDNPENAFYTANVIANPKITAGGREIDATEITPALLSEELQEAGEIEANVATGYHAVEFLLWGQDLNGTDKGAGNRPATDFDAANCTGGNCERRAAYLKAATELLLSDLKEMADAWKDGGAARAELAEKGEAGGLATILTGMGSLSYGELAGERMKLGLMLHDPEEEHDCFSDNTHMSHYDDVMGIRNVWFGRYEGFAGKSVEGASLRDLVAAKDAAVAEEVTAKLDATLAAFEALRKRAETVEAYDQMIGEGNDEGNAVVQAAVDSLIDQTRSIERAVATLGLDEIAFEGSDSLDNPGAVFQ
- a CDS encoding di-heme oxidoredictase family protein; amino-acid sequence: MPSAYLNAAASLCVAASLALPAAAGEAALPHRDDLSPRDRARVARVIADPADFSAAEAFEAMPGGAATYIKRINVNAFSFPSANISFEDQQRFALGNGLFRKLWVSSPSSTNASDGLGPLFNARSCQGCHLKDGRGHPPREGEEPVALFLRLSVPGEPEAGKLLRPEPTYGTQFQTYAVPGLKSEGRLEVRYTERSVTLGDGTLVSLRVPDYRMTDLGYGPMSPDVLTSPRVAPQMIGLGLLEAIHPGDILADADPHDSDGDGISGRPSWLADPATGGKVLGRFGWKGEAPTVRAQSAGAFAGDIGISTPDEPHPHGDCMPAQTECLAMPTGEQDNLGPTEGPDPVLELVDFYSRNLAVPRRRDVDDPQVLAGKAQFHALGCASCHRPKYVTSRKADLEAHRFQLIWPYSDMLLHDMGEGLADNRPLANASGREWRTAPLWGIGLTELVSGQESYLHDGRARTLEEAILWHGGEGQAARDGYAALDRADREALLRFLKSL